The following DNA comes from Pseudomonadota bacterium.
AGCGCTTGAACGCCCGCCGTGAGAAGGACCGCGCTGAGGCCTTGCCTCAGCTTAAGAAGCGCCTTGCCTCGATCGAGGACTTCGATGAGGTGGACGAACTCGTCGCCGACATCCTCGTCGTGCCCAGCGACTTCCGGTCGGGCTTCGGCGCCGAGGTGAGCGCTCTCGCCGATACGCGTCGGGCGGAGCTCGACGAGGCCGTGTTCTACGCCCGCTACTCGCCCCGAGAACGCGAGCTCATGGTGAAGCCCGGTGTGCTGAAGGTGCCGGGCGAGTACACGGCGCCCACGGCCGAGGAGGTGAAGCTCGCCTACTACCGCGAAATGCTCACGCTGGGCGGCATGCCCACGCCTAGGGATCCCACCAGCATCCTGCACACGGAGCCCGTGAATAAACTGTTCAAGATGTACATGAAGGTGGTGCTCTTCGACGTCGAGGTGCTCGAGGTGAAGGAGTGGGAGGATGGCTACGCCGTGAACTTTGCCTACAAGGTGAAGATGACCCCCCACAGCGAGAACGCGAAGGAGCTCTTCAAGGAGTTGGACAGGACACCCAACCTGATGACGGCGACCCTGCGCATCATGATGGCTTATCTCGAAGCGGTTCCCTCCCAGGAGGTGCATGAGTTCAGGTTGACCGCCAGTGGCTGGCGTTCGGATACCCTGCGCAAGCAGCTCTGGGATGGCCTGGCCAGCTACTGGTCCTCTCAGGCGGATGCCCTGCAGCGTGCGCTGCCAAGGTACAGATTCCGCGTCATCAGGCGTTACTAGATCTCATGTAGGGCCAGGCGCTTGTCGCACCTCCACGAAGTCGTGTATGGTCGCCCCCGCTTCGTTCGAGCTCCCCCATCGAGCTGATCGAAGCGCTTTGTTTAGCCACCCATCGAGGTACGCACCATAGTCAACAAACCCGATTCGGGCGGGTCGCCCGTCACAACAGACCCACGACGCAACCAACGCATTCCCCACAGTCGCATCCGCCTAGTGGATTCTGACGGCACCCACCGCGGTGTCGTTACCACGGCTTCGGCCCTCGAAGCAGCCGCCGATGCCGGCCTCGATCTGGTCGAGGTCTCGCCCCAGGCCGATCCTCCCGTGTGCAAGATCATGGACCACGGGCGCGCCAAGTACCTGGCGAGCAAGCAGCGACAATCGGCGCAAAGGCAGCGCGCATCCCCGAGCACCAAAGAGATCACCCTGCGGGCTGAGATCGCCTCGCATGACTACG
Coding sequences within:
- the infC gene encoding translation initiation factor IF-3; translated protein: MVNKPDSGGSPVTTDPRRNQRIPHSRIRLVDSDGTHRGVVTTASALEAAADAGLDLVEVSPQADPPVCKIMDHGRAKYLASKQRQSAQRQRASPSTKEITLRAEIASHDYEVKLRRARAFLAARHKVKVSVRVRRRMAQPARVAMDLLRRMELALAEHGVVEAAPFHAGRGDYSLVLRPT